The Alnus glutinosa chromosome 3, dhAlnGlut1.1, whole genome shotgun sequence nucleotide sequence CGCGGGCGATTTTGAATGCAATATCTGCTTTGATTTAGCTCAAGACCCAATTGTTACACTTTGCGGCCACCTCTTCTGTTGGCCATGTCTATATAGATGGCTCCACCATCACTCTCATTGCCAGGAATGCCCGGTTTGCAAGGCCGTCATTCAAGAGGAGAAATTGGTTCCTCTATATGGAAGGGGCAAAACACAGAGTGACCCACGATCAAAATCGTATCCAGGTATTGACATTCCTAACCGTCCGGCAGGGCAACGGACCGAAactgctcctcctcctcccccgGAAGCAAATCAGTTTAACTTTAGCAATCATGGCTTTGGATTTAGGGGGGGGTTTGGGCCAATGGCGACGGCTAGGATTGGTAACTTCACGCTGGCTACTGCTTTTGGTGGTCTGATTCCGTCCTTATTAAATATTCAGTTTCAAGGCTTCCCGGACGCAACTGTGTATGGACAGACTTCTGGGTTTCCCTATGGGTTTAGTACGTATCATGGGGCCCATTCTCTCAGGTTCCACCCACCAGCCCGTCGAGGACAGCATGCTGATGTTGTTTTGAAGAATCTTCTTTTGCTGATTGGCATCTTTGTCATCGTTGCTCTACTTTGTTGGTAATTTGTTTTTACCTCTCAAACTTAAACTTATGATGGTTTTATACAGTGGTCAATGTAATGTCTGCAATCTGTACATACATTGGCAGCTTGATGACTTCATTTCGTGATTGTCAATTCGGTGTTTTTGAAATCTAAAAGGTGGACTTGTATGCTTTTCTTAAGTGGGCTCCAAAATCTCTCTAGTGTGTGCCTGTGTTGTGGTCTTGAAACTTCTTCATCCTAAGGGATTGTGCATTCAAATCAATGTGGTTTAGTTTTCTGTCTTCATTATAATACTCTGGTTCAAGATCTGCCAGATCTAATTGCAAGACACGTGTACAGTAAAGCTTCATCAAGTATAAAGATGCTTTTAATCAATGTTCTTGATGCAAACTTTTTGCAAGAGACTCTTATTGCAATTCAGTCTGTTTTTGGTATTTAATATGCTTTCGGAATAGTTTCTTTTACAAGTAAGCAAATCAAAGAATAGTGTTGTTGTACTTCCAATAATAATTAAACTCTTCTTTACAATTGGAAACAATGTTGTCGGCACCTCTTTAGAATTAGGCTGCCTGAGAAGGTTGTTGATAGAGGAGAATGGGGGAAAAATCCTTTTGGCAGGAGGGAAAATAGTTTTTTGATGCTTAAATCTGCAGAAGGAAAGAGCAGATTTAGCTAACATCATTCCTTGACATAGGTCTTGTTTATGTAGGAGAGTGGTGCGAACTCGCTTTATGGTCTTTAGACCACTCCCAACAGCTTATCTATTTCTCAATCTATTGTAGCTAACCAAAACACACTTTATCTAATTTagttaatgggttttaaaaggtATTCTCCATCAAATTATCTaaatttctctctattttattaaaataagcatttttaaaattttttattctttttttctttctttcttcaggATGGTTCATCTTCACGCATGTATATCAACTGCACAGACTACACtcataaaaagatttttttttttttgttcttctggATGGTTCCATCTCCACGCTGCCACTCATCATCtgcactcttttttttttttttttcttttttctttttcttttggatgatTCTACCCACGCCATCTTCTCCCTCCTTTTCCCTCCGGCGTCCTCCTCCACAACATCTCCACCGTCGATCGCCTCTCCCTCGTAAAAAATATCCAAATCAAGCCTTATTCTCATCAACTCCAACCCATCATCTCCGTTTTCCACAAACCCATcccacaaacacaaaaaaagaaaaactcaatAAATTAGCAGAGTTGGAGGAGCCATTCTTTCTGGCGTTGATATTGTTAGAGTCGAAGTTGTTGCTTGGCGAGACCTTGAAGCGGGAGACGATGAGCCACTGGACCAGTGCGTTGTCATAGACGAATACCTCTAGTGAGGCTGGATCGGAGACGAGTTATCTGGTTCGACACCGCCCTCTCATCCAACCATCGATCGGAGGAACAAGAACAATATCGACCCGCCCAAGCAACAACCATCGACGACACAAAGAGAGGGAGACTTGGGGACgcacaagagaaagaagaaagccacgacacagagagagagagagagagagagagagagagagagagagagagagagacgcggCGCGCCcacgagagaaagaagaaagaacaaaaccaataaaataagTTTGGATctgtgaacagtgcaacgctAGGCGTTGCACTGTTCATGGATGTTGGCTGAAtctattttatttggtttagaTAAACTGATTGAACGGTGTTTTATCATTCTTGTTATCTAAACTAGCTAAAAGCAAAATTTACATCATCTGTTGGGACTGCTCTTACGTTCTGTAGATCAGCTATATGCCCACTTGAATGTAGAATTTGTAAAATGCATCTGCCATAAAAAGGGAGGAGAAAGGGTTACTgaaaacttatccaaaaaaaagaaaagaaagggttaTTAAAAATTGCAGGGGATGAATAAGTCTTGTTAAGCCACTTagtgaaaaaggaaagaaaaaaagagaagaaaaaaaagccaCTTAGTCAAAGGAAACGCACGTTTAATAGCTAACCTGATATTCTGAGATCAAGATAATAGCTATGTTAAGGACTTAAGCAAAAAGATGCGTATATGAAGTCTGACCT carries:
- the LOC133864364 gene encoding uncharacterized protein LOC133864364 encodes the protein MASGFGESTTSVPQQNPSCSSNNVNDAGDFECNICFDLAQDPIVTLCGHLFCWPCLYRWLHHHSHCQECPVCKAVIQEEKLVPLYGRGKTQSDPRSKSYPGIDIPNRPAGQRTETAPPPPPEANQFNFSNHGFGFRGGFGPMATARIGNFTLATAFGGLIPSLLNIQFQGFPDATVYGQTSGFPYGFSTYHGAHSLRFHPPARRGQHADVVLKNLLLLIGIFVIVALLCW